From the Flavimarina sp. Hel_I_48 genome, one window contains:
- a CDS encoding competence/damage-inducible protein A: protein MRAHIIAIGDEILIGQIIDTNSSFIASALDKIGIGVTQITSISDTQEQIVNALAFAKEHAEVVLITGGLGPTKDDVTKQTFCTFFDDHLVENAAVLKHVENLFKNHVKRPMLPSNKTQALVPSKATVLNNAYGTAPGMWMEQDGTVFIAMPGVPYEMKALITDEVLPRLQKRFKRPFILHKTLQTYGMGESEIAATIEEWENQLPVTIKLAYLPSLGKVRLRLSTKGNDLEILERALETQIEQLKDLIGDIIVGYEDGQSLEFVVGTMLKNEKSTLSLAESCTGGQIASTLTAIPGSSAFFKGGMVTYATQSKIEVLGLDPALINKHSVVSAEVAEAMARQAKAIYKTDYALSTTGNAGPTKGDADVEVGTVFIGFATPDGVFSQKFMMGNHRERVITKTVNKAMELLQKELLKK, encoded by the coding sequence GTGCGCGCCCATATAATCGCTATTGGAGACGAGATCTTAATAGGTCAGATCATAGATACGAATTCTTCTTTTATAGCCAGTGCGTTGGATAAGATTGGTATAGGCGTTACCCAAATTACTTCCATTTCAGATACTCAGGAGCAAATCGTAAATGCATTAGCATTTGCTAAAGAACATGCCGAAGTTGTACTTATTACCGGTGGACTGGGGCCCACAAAGGACGACGTTACAAAACAAACGTTTTGCACATTTTTTGACGATCATTTAGTAGAAAATGCTGCAGTTCTTAAACATGTGGAGAACCTGTTTAAGAACCATGTAAAACGTCCCATGCTTCCGTCTAACAAAACGCAGGCCCTTGTTCCCAGTAAAGCCACGGTTTTGAATAATGCCTATGGTACAGCCCCCGGCATGTGGATGGAACAGGACGGTACCGTCTTTATCGCGATGCCCGGTGTGCCTTATGAGATGAAAGCGCTGATCACAGATGAAGTACTTCCGCGGTTGCAAAAACGCTTTAAAAGGCCATTTATCCTGCACAAAACGCTACAGACGTATGGCATGGGGGAAAGCGAAATTGCTGCGACCATTGAGGAATGGGAAAATCAACTTCCTGTAACTATCAAGTTGGCTTATCTTCCTTCCCTGGGGAAAGTACGTTTGCGCCTATCAACTAAAGGCAACGATCTGGAAATTCTGGAACGTGCGCTTGAAACCCAAATCGAACAACTAAAGGATCTGATAGGGGATATTATCGTAGGCTATGAAGACGGGCAATCGCTTGAGTTTGTAGTGGGTACTATGCTCAAGAACGAGAAAAGCACCCTTTCCCTTGCCGAAAGTTGTACAGGCGGCCAAATCGCAAGTACATTAACGGCAATTCCTGGTTCGTCAGCTTTTTTCAAAGGAGGGATGGTCACCTACGCAACACAATCCAAAATAGAAGTCCTGGGTTTAGATCCCGCTTTGATTAATAAACATTCTGTTGTAAGTGCTGAAGTTGCCGAGGCCATGGCACGGCAGGCAAAAGCAATTTATAAAACAGATTATGCCCTGTCCACTACAGGCAACGCAGGCCCTACCAAAGGGGATGCCGATGTGGAAGTAGGTACCGTTTTTATAGGTTTTGCAACTCCAGACGGGGTATTTTCCCAAAAATTCATGATGGGGAATCACCGGGAACGGGTAATTACCAAGACGGTGAACAAAGCTATGGAACTGTTACAAAAAGAATTACTAAAAAAATAA
- a CDS encoding Hpt domain-containing protein → MPTHYDLYALEDMSGGDKEFMKTVVAAFLEEIPPDLASMQMAIENDNHKMAYQFAHKMKPNLEMFGIDLIREISAMERWSESKKPTSAIQSQLQTITTMVNDAITEMKRDWKM, encoded by the coding sequence ATGCCAACCCATTACGACCTTTATGCGTTAGAAGACATGTCTGGAGGAGACAAGGAATTTATGAAAACGGTAGTAGCCGCTTTCCTGGAAGAAATCCCACCAGATCTGGCAAGTATGCAAATGGCGATTGAGAACGACAATCACAAGATGGCATATCAATTTGCCCATAAAATGAAGCCAAACCTGGAAATGTTCGGGATAGATCTCATACGCGAGATTTCGGCCATGGAGCGCTGGTCTGAAAGCAAAAAGCCCACCTCTGCCATACAGTCGCAGTTACAAACCATAACCACTATGGTCAACGATGCAATCACAGAAATGAAGAGGGATTGGAAAATGTAG
- a CDS encoding fumarylacetoacetate hydrolase family protein translates to MKIICIGQNYQDHVKELNSAPTTEPMFFLKPDSAILLSQQPFVIPEFSKEVEYEVEVLVKIKKLGKYIQPEFAHTYYEEIGLGIDFTARDLQRECKAKGHPWEKAKAFDGSAVIGKWIPKKELNSLENLDFSLKKNDATVQSGNTADMIYTVDNLIAHVSKYMTLKIGDVLFTGTPKGVGPVAIDDKLTGFLSGKPMFAINIK, encoded by the coding sequence TTGAAAATTATTTGTATAGGTCAAAATTATCAGGACCACGTTAAAGAACTAAACAGTGCTCCCACTACCGAGCCCATGTTTTTTCTTAAGCCAGATTCAGCAATATTGCTGAGTCAGCAGCCGTTTGTGATTCCAGAGTTCAGTAAGGAAGTTGAATATGAAGTGGAAGTGCTCGTTAAGATAAAAAAACTGGGAAAATACATTCAACCAGAATTTGCGCATACCTATTATGAAGAAATAGGCCTGGGTATTGATTTTACGGCCAGGGACCTGCAGCGGGAATGCAAAGCAAAAGGACACCCCTGGGAAAAAGCAAAAGCCTTTGATGGGAGCGCGGTGATAGGCAAATGGATCCCTAAAAAGGAATTGAACAGTCTGGAAAATCTTGATTTCAGCCTAAAGAAAAATGATGCCACTGTTCAGTCTGGCAATACGGCAGATATGATCTACACTGTAGATAATCTTATTGCCCATGTTTCTAAATACATGACCTTAAAAATAGGTGATGTCCTTTTTACGGGAACCCCAAAGGGTGTAGGCCCCGTAGCCATAGATGATAAACTAACAGGATTTTTGTCCGGCAAGCCCATGTTTGCCATAAATATTAAATAA
- a CDS encoding 3'-5' exonuclease, translating to MQLNLSRPICFFDLETTGTNVANDRIVEISVLKVHPGGKEEKFTWLVNPTVPIPAETTAVHGIKDEDVADKPKFKELATEIYNLIKDSDLAGYNSNRFDIPLLAEEMLRADVDFDMKNRHAVDVQTIFHKMEQRTLAAALKFYCQQELTDAHSAEADTIATYEVLKAQLDRYEDLENNMKSLADFSARKKLADFAGFIAYNKDDEEVFSFGKHRGKKVDDVLDQEPGYFGWIQNADFPLYTKKVLTAIKLRKLNTKI from the coding sequence ATGCAGCTTAACCTATCTAGACCCATTTGTTTTTTTGACTTGGAAACCACAGGGACAAATGTAGCCAACGATCGAATTGTTGAGATTTCAGTTTTAAAGGTTCACCCCGGGGGCAAAGAAGAAAAATTTACCTGGCTTGTCAATCCTACCGTTCCCATCCCTGCAGAAACAACCGCAGTGCACGGTATAAAGGATGAAGACGTTGCAGATAAGCCAAAATTTAAGGAGTTGGCAACAGAAATTTACAATTTGATCAAAGATTCTGATCTGGCCGGCTACAATTCAAACCGTTTTGATATTCCTTTACTTGCTGAAGAAATGTTGCGGGCAGATGTTGATTTTGATATGAAAAACCGCCATGCGGTAGATGTGCAGACTATTTTTCATAAAATGGAACAGCGTACCCTCGCTGCCGCGCTTAAATTTTATTGCCAGCAGGAACTTACGGATGCCCATAGCGCGGAAGCAGATACTATCGCCACCTATGAGGTGCTCAAGGCACAGCTTGACCGTTACGAGGATCTTGAAAACAACATGAAAAGCTTGGCCGACTTTAGTGCCCGGAAAAAACTGGCTGATTTTGCCGGTTTTATTGCTTATAACAAAGATGATGAAGAGGTTTTTTCCTTTGGTAAACACAGGGGGAAAAAAGTAGATGATGTGCTGGATCAGGAGCCCGGCTATTTTGGGTGGATACAGAATGCAGATTTTCCATTATACACTAAAAAAGTACTTACTGCAATCAAGTTGAGGAAGTTAAATACCAAGATTTAG
- a CDS encoding uracil-DNA glycosylase family protein, with amino-acid sequence MNTLFHHTHPYPPFNLEGATKLIVGTLPPPRFTTKDLKPGDVDFSYGSIDGQLWLILNRLFNLDLLFENSKEAIAQRHNFLKNRNIGICDVVASAKRAKIDASDLGMTDVELRDLIYILKKYPNIKTLLFTGGNSKNGPEYFFRRLARTYSIKLKPVSSEVPRIHQFELPLEKGVRTIRTVSLTAPSGSANRAVGSNMLYKKKKAENASYTTIDFRMEQYKPFF; translated from the coding sequence TTGAACACCCTTTTTCATCACACACATCCCTACCCTCCCTTTAACCTTGAAGGCGCAACGAAGCTCATTGTGGGTACGTTGCCACCACCTCGCTTTACGACGAAAGACCTCAAACCCGGCGATGTAGATTTTAGCTATGGAAGCATAGATGGGCAGCTATGGCTCATTTTAAATCGCCTTTTTAATCTTGATCTTTTATTTGAAAACTCGAAGGAAGCCATTGCGCAACGTCATAACTTCTTAAAAAATCGTAACATAGGCATCTGTGACGTTGTAGCTTCTGCAAAACGGGCAAAAATAGATGCTTCAGATCTTGGCATGACAGATGTTGAATTACGTGATCTCATCTATATTTTAAAAAAATATCCCAATATCAAAACATTGCTGTTTACCGGCGGAAACAGTAAAAACGGACCAGAATATTTTTTCCGGCGTTTAGCAAGAACCTATAGCATCAAGTTGAAACCTGTTTCATCTGAAGTTCCACGTATTCATCAGTTTGAACTGCCTTTAGAAAAAGGGGTCAGGACGATCAGAACCGTATCGCTTACTGCACCTTCGGGATCAGCAAACCGTGCGGTAGGAAGTAATATGCTTTACAAAAAGAAAAAGGCAGAAAACGCTTCTTATACCACCATAGACTTTAGGATGGAGCAATATAAACCGTTCTTTTAA
- a CDS encoding M14 family metallopeptidase, whose product MSLTYALKKLLFLPIFGISCLFSAQSQTKTSANKFITLFEESNGTKTPTYKEVMQFYQYLDCTYPAIKTYKIGLTDSGEPLTLVTYNPSNPDRTLQTEFSKNPDLYKLLINNGIHPGEPDGIDATMMLFRDAAQGKINIPKNVWLGAITIYNVGGALNRNSTSRTNQNGPESYGFRGNARNFDLNRDFIKADTRNAQSFAQLYHSIDPEMFIDNHVSNGADYQYTLTHLFTQHDKMGGKLGDYIKKSLQPQLENLLAAQRWDITPYVNVFNEVPETGFSQFMDYPRYSTGYTTLWNTVGMMVETHMLKPYKPRVEGTYALLRSMIDILAKDGKQIKELRTAEKESYSSGARVGTSYPLAFEIDNSKVTTFDFKGYEGKMIPSKLTGKQRLKYDRSKPFTKPVRYYDNFKEAREVTIPKYYVIPQGWFTVLDRLRENNIELQILKTDTTLQVESYHIADYKTRESAYEGHYMHSNTKVNKEIEKIKFRKGDVLVSTAQPGMRYLLETLEPAAPDSFFNWNYFDTILQQKEGFSPYVWEDKAKELLDNNAGLQEKFEEMRRKNADFANNWYAQLDWLHKHSPNYEKAHLLYPIFRIKD is encoded by the coding sequence ATGAGCTTGACCTATGCATTAAAAAAACTTCTTTTTTTACCGATTTTCGGTATTTCCTGCCTGTTTTCGGCGCAAAGCCAAACCAAAACTTCGGCAAATAAATTTATAACGCTCTTCGAAGAAAGCAACGGTACAAAAACACCCACATATAAAGAGGTCATGCAATTTTATCAATATCTTGACTGTACGTATCCTGCCATTAAAACATATAAAATAGGCCTTACAGATAGTGGCGAACCCCTGACACTGGTCACCTACAATCCATCAAACCCTGACCGAACCCTTCAAACTGAATTTTCAAAAAACCCAGACCTCTATAAATTGCTTATCAACAACGGCATTCACCCTGGGGAACCAGATGGAATTGATGCCACAATGATGCTCTTCCGTGATGCCGCCCAGGGCAAAATAAATATCCCCAAAAATGTTTGGCTGGGAGCCATTACCATTTACAATGTAGGCGGCGCTCTTAATCGAAACAGCACATCAAGAACCAACCAGAACGGACCAGAAAGCTATGGCTTTCGTGGTAATGCTCGCAATTTTGACCTCAACCGGGATTTTATAAAAGCAGATACGCGCAATGCACAGTCTTTTGCGCAATTGTATCACAGTATAGATCCAGAAATGTTTATTGATAACCACGTGAGCAATGGTGCAGATTATCAATACACACTTACCCACCTTTTTACGCAACACGATAAAATGGGTGGTAAACTTGGTGATTACATAAAAAAAAGCCTGCAGCCGCAATTAGAAAATTTACTGGCCGCCCAGAGATGGGACATCACGCCCTATGTCAATGTCTTTAACGAAGTGCCAGAAACCGGTTTTAGTCAGTTTATGGATTATCCGCGCTATTCTACGGGGTATACCACGTTGTGGAATACGGTGGGGATGATGGTAGAAACCCATATGCTAAAACCCTACAAACCACGGGTAGAAGGAACTTACGCACTCTTGCGCAGCATGATTGATATCCTTGCGAAAGACGGAAAACAGATCAAAGAACTGCGCACTGCAGAAAAAGAAAGCTACTCCTCTGGAGCGCGGGTGGGAACATCCTATCCCTTAGCTTTTGAGATAGACAACAGTAAAGTGACCACCTTTGACTTTAAAGGTTACGAAGGCAAAATGATTCCCAGTAAACTTACGGGCAAGCAACGTCTAAAATATGACCGAAGCAAACCTTTTACAAAACCCGTGCGATACTATGACAATTTTAAGGAGGCACGAGAAGTAACAATTCCTAAATATTATGTGATTCCGCAGGGCTGGTTTACCGTACTGGATCGCCTACGTGAAAATAATATTGAATTACAAATCCTTAAAACCGACACTACATTACAGGTAGAAAGCTACCATATTGCTGACTATAAAACCAGAGAGAGTGCCTATGAAGGGCATTATATGCATAGCAATACCAAAGTAAATAAGGAGATTGAGAAGATAAAATTTAGAAAAGGAGATGTATTGGTAAGCACTGCGCAGCCAGGAATGCGCTATCTGCTGGAAACTTTAGAGCCAGCAGCGCCAGACTCTTTTTTCAACTGGAATTACTTTGACACCATACTTCAGCAAAAAGAGGGTTTTTCACCCTACGTCTGGGAAGATAAAGCCAAAGAATTGCTCGACAATAACGCCGGTTTACAGGAAAAATTTGAGGAAATGAGGCGAAAAAATGCCGATTTTGCCAATAATTGGTATGCGCAGTTAGATTGGTTGCATAAACATTCTCCCAACTATGAAAAAGCGCACTTACTCTACCCTATCTTTAGGATTAAGGATTAG
- the pyrE gene encoding orotate phosphoribosyltransferase, with amino-acid sequence MILKNETARKTAELLLQINAIKLQPQNPFTWASGWQSPIYCDNRITLSYPTIRNYLRENMARQIEELYGKPDVIAGVATGAIGIGMLVADYLNVPFVYVRPEPKKHGRQNQVEGKLEEGQHVVVVEDLISTGKSSLMAVKALEEAGAHIKGMMAIFTYGFNVSNENFEKEEITLHTLSDYDHLLEQALKTRYISEKEKHTLEGWRLDPANWSAASK; translated from the coding sequence ATGATCCTAAAAAACGAAACAGCTCGAAAAACTGCTGAATTATTGCTGCAAATTAATGCAATAAAATTACAACCACAAAACCCATTTACCTGGGCCTCTGGTTGGCAGTCTCCCATTTATTGCGATAACCGCATCACTTTGTCCTATCCTACCATACGCAATTACCTACGCGAGAACATGGCAAGACAGATTGAAGAACTCTATGGCAAACCAGACGTCATTGCCGGCGTGGCCACGGGAGCTATAGGTATAGGTATGCTTGTGGCAGACTATCTGAACGTTCCTTTTGTCTACGTGAGACCAGAGCCTAAAAAGCACGGAAGGCAAAATCAGGTGGAAGGTAAACTGGAAGAAGGGCAGCATGTAGTTGTGGTAGAAGATCTCATCAGCACTGGTAAAAGCAGCCTTATGGCGGTAAAAGCACTTGAAGAAGCTGGTGCCCACATTAAAGGAATGATGGCCATTTTTACATATGGATTCAATGTTTCAAATGAGAATTTTGAGAAAGAAGAGATCACCCTCCACACGCTAAGCGACTATGACCATTTGCTGGAACAAGCTCTAAAAACACGCTATATTTCAGAAAAGGAAAAGCATACGCTTGAAGGCTGGAGGCTGGATCCCGCCAACTGGAGCGCTGCCTCAAAATAA
- a CDS encoding SRPBCC family protein translates to MKLESPKHVVEKSPETVFNFLTNVENYKQLMPDTATKFEVLGEDRFVFALKGMPEIVLELKESIPYNEVILGAASEKMPFTLNAQIKQLTENSSEVQLLFDGEFNSMVSMMIKSPIQKFINTLVEKMEHI, encoded by the coding sequence ATGAAACTGGAGAGTCCCAAACATGTTGTTGAAAAATCGCCGGAGACCGTTTTTAATTTCCTGACAAATGTGGAAAATTACAAACAGCTCATGCCAGATACGGCAACAAAATTTGAAGTACTGGGAGAAGACCGTTTCGTTTTTGCCCTAAAAGGGATGCCCGAAATCGTTCTGGAACTCAAAGAAAGTATTCCGTATAACGAAGTGATTCTGGGCGCTGCGAGTGAAAAAATGCCATTTACCCTAAATGCGCAAATCAAACAGCTCACCGAAAACAGCAGCGAAGTTCAACTCCTTTTTGACGGTGAATTCAATAGTATGGTTTCCATGATGATAAAATCACCTATTCAGAAGTTTATCAACACGCTTGTAGAAAAGATGGAGCATATTTAA
- a CDS encoding biotin--[acetyl-CoA-carboxylase] ligase, with the protein MRTVKVDATASTNSYLREFSRSMDLQEEILLWTDHQFAGRGQRGATWESQPFKNLTFSVFKRVRLFPVEKQFYITMAASLAIVELLKEFEIPRLKVKWPNDILAGNRKLCGILIESVVKNGKLDALIIGVGLNVNQTHFERAPQATSLALETKKEFELAQLIKKINPIFEKYVNRITRGDFEQIKVEYEAELFKKDRPALFSNPNGDRFNGMIKGVSEEGKLLLQHEDDAIRKYGLKELKMLY; encoded by the coding sequence ATGCGTACTGTCAAAGTTGATGCCACGGCTTCCACAAATTCCTATTTAAGGGAATTTTCTAGAAGTATGGACCTACAAGAAGAGATTTTATTGTGGACAGACCACCAGTTTGCCGGCAGGGGACAGCGTGGGGCCACCTGGGAATCCCAACCTTTTAAGAACCTAACATTTAGTGTTTTTAAACGTGTGCGGTTGTTTCCGGTAGAAAAACAATTTTATATTACCATGGCCGCATCCCTGGCAATAGTGGAACTTTTAAAAGAATTTGAGATACCGCGGCTAAAGGTAAAATGGCCTAACGACATTTTGGCAGGCAACCGGAAGCTTTGTGGGATTCTGATAGAAAGTGTGGTCAAAAATGGTAAACTTGACGCATTGATTATTGGTGTGGGGCTTAATGTGAACCAGACGCATTTTGAACGTGCGCCCCAGGCGACATCGCTAGCACTGGAAACCAAGAAGGAATTTGAACTTGCGCAGCTCATCAAAAAGATAAACCCCATTTTTGAAAAATATGTCAATCGTATTACCAGGGGGGATTTTGAGCAGATCAAAGTAGAATACGAGGCGGAATTGTTTAAAAAAGACCGCCCCGCCTTATTTAGTAACCCTAACGGTGATCGCTTTAATGGTATGATAAAAGGCGTTTCCGAAGAAGGAAAACTGCTGCTTCAGCACGAAGACGATGCTATAAGAAAATATGGCCTAAAGGAGCTAAAAATGCTTTATTAG
- the rsfS gene encoding ribosome silencing factor, giving the protein MVKKEANSDQLITTILEGIEEVKGQNIDILDLRGIENMVCDYFIICNGTSNTQVSAIVNSVQKTVSKKIKDKPWHVEGLQNAEWVLMDYVNVVVHVFQKHIREYYDIESLWGDAKVTSIESTYN; this is encoded by the coding sequence ATGGTAAAAAAAGAAGCAAATTCAGATCAACTTATCACGACTATTTTAGAAGGTATTGAAGAGGTTAAAGGGCAGAACATTGATATTTTGGACCTTAGGGGAATAGAAAATATGGTTTGCGACTATTTTATCATCTGCAACGGTACCTCAAACACGCAGGTTTCTGCCATTGTAAATTCCGTACAAAAGACCGTTAGCAAGAAAATTAAAGATAAACCCTGGCATGTAGAAGGACTTCAAAATGCAGAATGGGTCTTGATGGACTATGTAAATGTGGTAGTTCATGTATTTCAAAAACACATTAGGGAATATTATGATATAGAAAGCCTTTGGGGAGATGCCAAGGTAACGTCTATTGAATCAACTTATAATTAG
- the ftsH gene encoding ATP-dependent zinc metalloprotease FtsH — protein sequence MAQKAKKPTPKKPKFSAWWIYAAIILVFLGLNIFSGSGFGETSKITPDKFEQYFVSGDLQKVVIVNNSLAKVYLTPEAQKKDIHSKATEDGFLPSAGGADYQFRFGDLATFQNRIKEIEANNNVNVPVSFETESNFFGEILMTLLPIAVIIGIWIFIMRRMSSGAGGGAGGQIFNIGKSKAKLFDEKTDVKTSFKDVAGLEGAKEEVQEIVDFLKNPDKYTNLGGKIPKGALLVGPPGTGKTLLAKAVAGEAKVPFFSLSGSDFVEMFVGVGASRVRDLFKQAKEKSPAIIFIDEIDAIGRARGKANFSGSNDERENTLNQLLTEMDGFGTNTNVIVIAATNRADVLDTALMRAGRFDRQIYVDLPDVRERKEIFEVHLRPLKKVDDELDTEFMAKQTPGFSGADIANVCNEAALVAARQDKTAVGRQDFLDAVDRIVGGLEKKNKIITPEEKKAIAYHEAGHATVSWMLEHAAPLVKVTIVPRGKSLGAAWYLPEERLIVRPEQMLDEMCAAMGGRAAEKVTFDKISTGALSDLEKVTKQARMMVTIYGLNDEVGNLTYYDSSGQSEYNFSKPYSEKTAEIIDKEISKIIEEQYQRAVRILEENKDKLNQLAEVLLDKEVIFKDNLEQIFGKRPYAKSEEQIAITKETATTESSTPDNL from the coding sequence ATGGCACAAAAAGCAAAAAAGCCGACTCCTAAGAAGCCTAAATTTAGTGCTTGGTGGATCTATGCGGCAATCATCCTGGTTTTTCTGGGACTCAATATATTCAGCGGTAGTGGTTTTGGCGAAACGTCTAAAATTACTCCAGACAAATTTGAACAGTATTTTGTAAGTGGTGATCTTCAAAAAGTGGTCATTGTCAACAATAGCCTTGCAAAAGTATACCTCACCCCTGAAGCTCAGAAAAAAGATATACACAGCAAAGCTACCGAGGATGGATTTTTACCTTCTGCGGGAGGTGCTGATTATCAGTTCCGTTTTGGGGATCTTGCAACATTTCAGAATAGGATCAAAGAGATTGAGGCAAACAACAATGTCAATGTTCCCGTATCTTTTGAGACGGAAAGCAATTTTTTCGGTGAAATTTTAATGACCCTTCTACCCATTGCGGTAATCATAGGGATCTGGATCTTTATCATGCGCAGAATGTCATCTGGTGCAGGTGGCGGAGCAGGCGGACAAATATTCAATATTGGAAAGTCAAAAGCGAAGCTTTTTGACGAGAAGACTGATGTTAAAACCTCCTTCAAGGATGTTGCCGGTCTTGAAGGTGCTAAAGAAGAAGTTCAGGAAATTGTGGATTTCCTTAAAAACCCTGATAAATACACCAATTTAGGTGGAAAAATACCTAAAGGAGCACTTTTAGTTGGTCCTCCGGGAACAGGTAAAACCCTCCTGGCAAAAGCTGTTGCCGGTGAGGCCAAGGTACCTTTCTTCTCACTTTCTGGTTCAGATTTCGTTGAAATGTTTGTAGGTGTGGGTGCATCACGGGTACGTGACCTTTTCAAACAAGCTAAAGAAAAATCTCCAGCCATCATTTTTATTGATGAGATAGATGCCATAGGTAGAGCGCGTGGTAAAGCGAATTTTAGCGGATCTAACGATGAGCGTGAAAATACCCTAAACCAATTACTGACCGAAATGGACGGTTTTGGCACCAATACGAATGTTATTGTCATTGCGGCAACTAACCGTGCAGATGTACTTGATACGGCGTTAATGCGTGCAGGTCGTTTTGACCGTCAGATCTACGTTGATTTGCCAGATGTTCGCGAACGTAAGGAAATTTTTGAGGTACACTTGCGTCCACTTAAAAAAGTGGATGACGAGTTGGACACAGAATTCATGGCCAAGCAAACCCCCGGTTTCTCTGGTGCAGATATTGCCAACGTTTGTAATGAAGCGGCACTCGTGGCTGCCAGACAAGATAAAACCGCGGTAGGAAGACAGGATTTCCTTGATGCGGTGGACCGTATCGTAGGAGGTCTTGAGAAGAAAAATAAGATCATTACCCCAGAAGAGAAAAAGGCGATTGCTTATCATGAAGCAGGTCACGCAACTGTAAGTTGGATGCTTGAACATGCCGCTCCACTTGTAAAAGTGACTATTGTTCCCAGAGGGAAATCCTTAGGTGCAGCCTGGTATCTTCCAGAAGAACGCCTTATCGTACGTCCTGAGCAGATGCTTGATGAAATGTGTGCCGCAATGGGCGGTAGGGCAGCAGAAAAAGTGACTTTTGATAAAATATCTACGGGTGCACTAAGTGATCTTGAGAAAGTAACCAAACAGGCCCGTATGATGGTAACCATCTATGGTCTTAACGATGAAGTGGGTAACCTTACGTACTACGATTCCTCAGGACAGTCTGAATATAACTTCAGTAAGCCTTACAGCGAAAAAACTGCGGAAATCATAGATAAGGAAATTTCTAAGATTATTGAAGAGCAATATCAGCGTGCCGTGCGCATTCTTGAGGAAAATAAAGATAAGCTGAATCAGCTAGCCGAAGTATTGCTGGATAAAGAAGTAATCTTTAAAGACAATCTAGAGCAGATTTTTGGAAAGAGACCCTACGCTAAAAGTGAAGAACAAATAGCTATAACAAAGGAGACCGCCACTACAGAATCTTCTACTCCAGATAATTTGTAG
- a CDS encoding LUD domain-containing protein yields MSNLFKKIFSQNLKPEPQKGPQGKPHRGKYMPDEKSPADERFTKHFILNGGKFLYCVDMNEVQESFDNILLENDWYENEVFCIDDNLAASFKGYNLNFGKSQEASFLLSTCENLVADDGSLLICSNQIKEKKLKELPQDFVIFATTSQIVNNIGEGLRGIKSKNTKSIPTNITTIKNFEPDGVSKDFMSYGSSAKNLYLLLLEDL; encoded by the coding sequence ATGAGCAATTTATTTAAAAAAATCTTTTCACAGAATCTTAAGCCCGAGCCTCAAAAAGGCCCCCAGGGCAAACCGCATCGTGGAAAATACATGCCAGATGAAAAGTCTCCGGCTGATGAACGTTTTACCAAACATTTTATCCTCAACGGCGGTAAGTTTCTGTACTGTGTTGACATGAACGAGGTTCAGGAAAGTTTTGACAATATTTTGCTTGAAAATGACTGGTATGAGAACGAGGTTTTCTGTATAGATGATAATCTTGCCGCCAGTTTTAAAGGGTATAACTTAAACTTTGGGAAGTCTCAGGAGGCATCCTTCCTGCTTTCCACCTGCGAAAATTTAGTAGCTGATGATGGTAGTTTGCTTATCTGTTCCAATCAAATTAAGGAGAAAAAGTTGAAGGAACTTCCGCAGGATTTTGTGATATTTGCCACTACAAGTCAAATCGTAAATAACATTGGGGAAGGTTTACGGGGTATAAAATCAAAAAATACCAAGAGCATCCCTACAAACATTACTACCATTAAAAACTTTGAGCCAGATGGTGTTTCCAAAGATTTTATGTCTTACGGCAGTAGTGCTAAAAACCTCTATTTACTACTTTTAGAAGATCTATAA